GACGCTCACGACGGCCGTCGAGAACGGTCCGTCGCGGTACGACCGAGGCCCCCGGCCCTCCCTGAGGAGGGCCGGGGGCCTCGGTCGTCGGCACACGCTCAGTGGAAGAAGTGGCGCGTCCCGGTGAAGTACATCGTCACGCCGGCCTTCTTCGCGGCCTCCACGACCAGCTCGTCACGGACCGAACCGCCGGGCTGGACCACGGCCTTGACGCCCGCCTCGGCGAGGATCTCGAAGCCGTCGGGGAACGGGAAGAACGCGTCCGAGGCGGCGTAGGCACCGCGGGCGCGCTCGGCGCCGGCCCGCTCGACCGCGAGCTTCGCGGAGTCGACGCGGTTGACCTGGCCCATGCCGACGCCGACCGAGGCACCGTCCTTGGCGAGCAGGATCGCGTTGGACTTCACGGCGCGGCAGGCGCGCCAGGCGAAGGCCAGCTCGTCCAGCTCGCCCTGGCTCAGCGCGTCACCGGTCGCGAGGGTCCAGCTCGCCGGGTTGTCGCCGTCGGCCTGGAGCCGGTCGGTGACCTGGAGCAGCGCGCCGCCGTCGACGGGCTTGATCTCGACCGGGGCGGACGGGGCGCTGTGGGCGCGCAGCACGCGGATGTTCTTCTTCTTGGTGAGGGCTTCGAGGGCGCCGTCCTCGTACTCGGGCGCGACGATGACCTCGGTGAAGATCTCCGCGACCTGCTCGGCCATCTCCTTGGTGACCGGCCGGTTGACCGCGATCACACCGCCGAACGCGGACAGCGGGTCGCAGGCGTGCGCCTTGCGGTGCGCCTCGGCGACGTTCGACGCGACCGCGATGCCGCACGGGTTGGCGTGCTTGATGATCGCGACGCAGGGCTCGTCGTGGTCGTACGCGGCACGGCGGGCGGCATCCGTGTCCGTGTAGTTGTTGTACGACATCTCCTTGCCGTGCAGCTGCTCCGCCTCGGCGAGGCCGCCGGTGCCGGAGGTGTACAGCGCGGCGGGCTGGTGCGGGTTCTCGCCGTAGCGCAGGGTGTGCGCGCGCTCCCAGGTCGCACCGAGGAAGTCGGGGAACCGAGACTCGTCGACCGGCGCGTAGTCGGAGGCGAACCAGGAGGCGACGGCGACGTCGTACGCGGCCGTGTGCTGGAAGGCCTCGGCGGCGAGCCGCTTGCGGGTGCGCAGGTCGAAGCCGCCGTGCTGCGCCGCGGCGAGGACGTCGCCGTAGCGGTCGGGGCTGGTGACGACGGCGACCGAGGGGTGGTTCTTGGCGGCGGCGCGGACCATCGAGGGGCCGCCGATGTCGATCTGCTCGACGCACTCGTCGGGGGTCGCGCCGGACGCGACCGTCTCCCGGAACGGGTAGAGGTTGACGACGACCAGGTCGAACGGCTCGACGCCCAGCTCGGCGAGCTGCTGCCGGTGGCTGTCGAGGCGCAGGTCGGCGAGGATCCCGGCGTGCACCTTCGGGTGCAGCGTCTTGACGCGGCCGTCGAGGCACTCGGGGAAGCCGGTCAGCTCCTCCACCTTGGTGACGGGCACACCGGCCGCGGCGATCTTCGCGGCGGTGGAACCGGTGGAGACGAGCTCGACGCCGGCGGCGTGCAGCCCGCGGGCCAGCTCCTCGAGCCCCGTCTTGTCGTACACGCTGACGAGCGCGCGCCGGACGACCCGCTTGGTGCCCTCGGTGCTCTCGGCCGTGACTGTGCTGTCGGCGGTCACTGGATAACTACCTTTCGTCCCTCAATGCGATAGCCGTTGCGGGCGAGCCGCCCCACGACATCGACGAGCAGCCTTCGCTCGACTTCCTTGATGCGCTCGTGCAGAGCGCTCTCGTCGTCCTCGTTGCGGATCTCGACCACGCCCTGGGCGATGATCGGTCCGGTGTCGACGCCGTCGTCGACGAAGTGGACGGTGCAGCCGGTGACCCGGGCTCCGTACGCGAGCGCGTCGCGGACGCCGTGGGCGCCGGGAAAACTGGGGAGCAGCGCCGGGTGGGTGTTGACGAAGCGTCCACCGAAACGGGCGAGGAACTCCTTCCCCACGATCTTCATGAACCCGGCGGAGACGACGAGGTCGGGCTCGTACGCGGCGGTCGCCTCGGCGAGCGCGCGGTCCCAGTCGTCCCGACTGCCGTGGTCCTTGACCTTGCGGACGAAGGTCGGGAGTCCGGCGCGCTCGGCGCGGGCGAGCCCCTCGATGCCGTCCCGGTCGGCGCCGACGGCCACGATCTCGGCACCGTAGGCCGCGGGGCCCGCCTCCGCGACGGCGTCGAGCAGTGCCTGCAGATTGGTGCCTGATCCGGAGACCAGCACGACGAGGCGCTTGGCCTTGGCCACGACGGGGCCCTTTCTCGGGGGAGCGTTTGTACGGTCGTACGAATGCTTCGCGCCCCGGGATACGGGGAAGTCTACGAAGCGGCCGACCGTCAGCAACGATACCGGCACACCGGGCGGCCCCCACGGGACGGGGGCGGGGCCGGAAGGTAGCGTCTGGGGAGGATCCACCCGGGAAGACCGTCCGGCGCGGGGAACGCCCTGCGCACACGGGACGTTGACCTGGGACGAGCACCACCACGCACGGGGCAGCCGGCCCCGGTACCACCAGTTGCACCCGCACCGGAAACGCCCGGGGCGCGCGCCCGGGGGCCCGGAGCCCGCTGCCGTGCGCACACGCCGCCCGCCAGAACCACCAAGGGGAAGACGCTCACCTGATGCCGGACCGCAGTCTCCGACTCCCTCCGCTCCTGCTGCGCGAGCGGCGCCCTTCGTCCACCCCGCCCAGGTCGGGAGGGGACGGCTCCACAGGCGGCGGCCCCGGCTCCGCGGGCGGGAGCGGCAGCGGCTCGGCAGGGGGAAGCGACGGCGGCACCCCGGGCGAGCAGGGCCCCGACACCCCGGACACTCCCCCGTCGGGCCCGGCCGATCTCTCCAAGCCGGCGAAGCCGTCGAGTTCCCCGGACGCGGACGACAACCCGTTCGCGCCGCCGCCCGAGGGCACGCCCGACCGTCCCTGGCAGCCGCGCCGGCACGGCCAGGGCTCCGGGCAGAACGGCGAGGGCGGGGACCAGGACGGGTCCGAGCACTCCCCGTGGAGTCACTGGAGCGACCGGCAGCCCGGCCCCTCCAGCGGCGGCGGCTTCGGTGACCGGCCGGGGGCGCCGCAGGGCCAGAACACCCCGGAGGGCCAGAGCGGCCCCGGCTCGAACATGCGCTGGGACCCGACGGACCCCTCCCAGCGCCGTGCCCGCTATGCGCTGCTCTCCGGCATGTGGGCGTTCTTCTTCGCCCTCTTCAGCTGGCCGTACGTGGCGCTGCTGCTCGGCGCGCTCGCCCTGTACTGGGGCGTCAGCGCCCTTCGCGGCAAGGCGCGCGTCCCGGCCCCGGACGCTCCGGCAGCCGATCAGAACGCCCGCCCCCAGCAGCCCACTTCGAACGCCCGTCCGCAGACGACCGCGGCGGTGAGCGGTCTGGTCACCGCCTCGCTGGCCATCCTGATGGTCGGCGCGACGTTCACGGCCCAGCTCGTCTACAGCGACTACTACTCCTGCACGAACGACGCCCTGACGAGCGCGGCGAAGAAGTCCTGCAACGACCTGCTCCCGAAGGAACTGCGCGGCGTGCTCGGCACCAGCGACTAGCACCGCGCACCGGGTTGTCCCGGAGCGCTGGAGCGTCGGAGCACCAGGGACAAAGGGCCGGCTCCCCCTCGTGAAGAGGGGGAGCCGGCCCTTTCGTTCGCCCGCCGGATCTCCTGACCGGTCCCCGGCCGGCCGGGCTCGGAGGCGTCTCAGCCGGAGCGGTCCGCGCCGCCGGTGTTCTCGCTCCCGGTGCGGCTGAGGCCGTCCGGGTCGGAGCGGTCCGGGTCGTCCCCGCCGGACGGCCGCGGGTCGTCCCCGTCGGACAGGCGCGGTCCGTCCTCGGCGGGCCGGCCCGGATCGTCCGGCGCGGACCGGGGCGCGCCGGACGCGTCGCCCCGGGCGTCTCGGATCTCCCGGCCGCCGTCGGCATCGACCTCGGCATCGGAGTCGGCATCGGTCTCCGGGGCGTCGGCCCCGGCCGCCTTGCGCAGCGCCGCCCAGCGCTCCTCCCGTGAGGCGTCCTCGTGCCAGGCCGCCGGAGCCGCCTCGCCGGGCAGGACGTCGTACGGCTCCAGGTCCTCGAGGACGGACTCCAGCACCGCCGGTTCGACCCGCTGCGCCGACTCGGCCCGGGCGGGCGGGGACGGTGAGGGGACGGGCGTCGGCACGGCCGCCGGTGACGGAGCGGACGCGTCCTTCGCGCGCCACGGCGTCCACGCGGGCATCCGCACCCGGGGTACCCAGCCGAAGCGGGGTCCGGCGGGGCGGGACACCGTGCTGCGGGGAGCGGTCGCGCGCACGGGCGCCGGGGCGCCCCGGCGCTTCCACGCGTGGACGCCCACCGCGACGGGAATCCCGACGGTCGCCGTCCAGACCGCGGCCGCCGGTCCCACCTGCCACCACACCGGTCCGAAGTGCGCCAGGGCGGCCACGCCGAGCGGTCCTCCGGC
The window above is part of the Streptomyces sp. NBC_01428 genome. Proteins encoded here:
- the purH gene encoding bifunctional phosphoribosylaminoimidazolecarboxamide formyltransferase/IMP cyclohydrolase, producing the protein MTADSTVTAESTEGTKRVVRRALVSVYDKTGLEELARGLHAAGVELVSTGSTAAKIAAAGVPVTKVEELTGFPECLDGRVKTLHPKVHAGILADLRLDSHRQQLAELGVEPFDLVVVNLYPFRETVASGATPDECVEQIDIGGPSMVRAAAKNHPSVAVVTSPDRYGDVLAAAQHGGFDLRTRKRLAAEAFQHTAAYDVAVASWFASDYAPVDESRFPDFLGATWERAHTLRYGENPHQPAALYTSGTGGLAEAEQLHGKEMSYNNYTDTDAARRAAYDHDEPCVAIIKHANPCGIAVASNVAEAHRKAHACDPLSAFGGVIAVNRPVTKEMAEQVAEIFTEVIVAPEYEDGALEALTKKKNIRVLRAHSAPSAPVEIKPVDGGALLQVTDRLQADGDNPASWTLATGDALSQGELDELAFAWRACRAVKSNAILLAKDGASVGVGMGQVNRVDSAKLAVERAGAERARGAYAASDAFFPFPDGFEILAEAGVKAVVQPGGSVRDELVVEAAKKAGVTMYFTGTRHFFH
- the purN gene encoding phosphoribosylglycinamide formyltransferase; this encodes MAKAKRLVVLVSGSGTNLQALLDAVAEAGPAAYGAEIVAVGADRDGIEGLARAERAGLPTFVRKVKDHGSRDDWDRALAEATAAYEPDLVVSAGFMKIVGKEFLARFGGRFVNTHPALLPSFPGAHGVRDALAYGARVTGCTVHFVDDGVDTGPIIAQGVVEIRNEDDESALHERIKEVERRLLVDVVGRLARNGYRIEGRKVVIQ